From Methanosarcina lacustris Z-7289, one genomic window encodes:
- the mtrC gene encoding tetrahydromethanopterin S-methyltransferase subunit MtrC, which translates to MSAGGSGGAKTAYPPNTIMAIGAVGGLAGIYLGHFMPPAYSFFGGLGAICAIVWGADAVRRVASYGLGTGVPSIGMIALGMGIIAALFGLSVGGIAGPIVSFIVAGIIGAIIGILANKVIGMGIPIMERAMVEIAGAGTLAIIGLSVVIAGTFNYADVVQNVVANGYIALIFIIGGMGILHPFNANLGPDETQDRTLMLAVEKAAIAVVITGFASSLHEGLMAAGLNILVGLIIWAFAFMKYYELVKRDAYSVVGTGLLPSAEELQ; encoded by the coding sequence ATGTCTGCAGGTGGATCAGGAGGAGCCAAAACCGCTTATCCTCCAAATACAATAATGGCCATTGGTGCAGTCGGTGGCCTCGCAGGGATTTACCTAGGCCACTTCATGCCTCCAGCGTATTCCTTCTTCGGAGGTCTTGGAGCAATCTGCGCCATTGTCTGGGGTGCTGACGCGGTTCGCCGTGTTGCAAGCTACGGGCTTGGTACAGGGGTTCCATCTATTGGTATGATTGCCCTTGGTATGGGAATTATAGCTGCCCTGTTCGGACTTTCCGTAGGAGGCATTGCTGGGCCCATAGTATCCTTCATCGTAGCAGGAATCATAGGTGCCATTATCGGTATCCTTGCAAACAAAGTAATAGGAATGGGCATTCCTATAATGGAACGGGCTATGGTGGAAATAGCAGGTGCAGGAACCCTGGCAATTATCGGATTAAGCGTTGTCATTGCGGGAACATTTAATTACGCTGATGTCGTTCAAAACGTGGTCGCCAATGGATATATTGCACTGATCTTTATCATAGGCGGTATGGGAATTCTTCACCCCTTCAATGCTAACCTCGGTCCTGATGAGACACAGGACAGAACTCTGATGTTAGCTGTTGAAAAGGCAGCCATCGCAGTGGTAATTACAGGTTTTGCGTCTTCACTTCATGAAGGATTGATGGCAGCCGGATTAAACATCCTTGTAGGACTTATTATCTGGGCTTTTGCCTTTATGAAGTACTATGAGCTTGTCAAGAGAGATGCATACTCTGTTGTTGGAACTGGGTTGTTGCCAAGTGCGGAGGAATTGCAATGA
- a CDS encoding tetrahydromethanopterin S-methyltransferase subunit B → MSIIRIAPEVHLVLDPETGVVAEERADSVLYSMDPVFERLDKLDGVADDLVNSLSPSKPLLNSWPGRENTSYMAGIYGNSFYGVVVGLAFSGLLALIIVIKRLIEGGM, encoded by the coding sequence ATGAGCATCATTCGCATAGCTCCCGAAGTACATCTGGTCCTGGACCCTGAAACTGGAGTTGTAGCAGAAGAAAGGGCAGACTCGGTTCTCTATTCCATGGATCCTGTCTTTGAGAGACTGGACAAACTTGATGGGGTTGCAGATGACCTGGTGAATTCACTTTCGCCCAGCAAACCGCTCCTTAACTCATGGCCTGGCCGTGAGAACACCTCCTATATGGCAGGAATTTATGGTAACTCTTTCTACGGAGTTGTTGTAGGTCTTGCCTTCAGCGGGCTGCTTGCCCTGATCATAGTTATAAAGAGACTGATCGAGGGAGGGATGTAA